In a genomic window of Penaeus chinensis breed Huanghai No. 1 chromosome 30, ASM1920278v2, whole genome shotgun sequence:
- the LOC125041304 gene encoding keratin-associated protein 19-2-like — MKLLSIALVLIVALTGLVGWTSAMPDPVADPSRFFGGGRGYGFGRGHGGHGFSRGFGSFGGGGHGFSRGFGSFGGGSFGRGRGGYW; from the exons ATGAAGCTG CTGTCGATAGCATTGGTCCTGATTGTGGCCCTGACAGGACTCGTGGGCTGGACCAGCGCCATGCCTGACCCGGTGGCAGACCCGTCAAGATTCTTTGGCGGGGGGCGTGGCTATGGATTCGGCAGGGGTCACGGCGGTCATGGATTCAGCAGGGGTTTCGGTTCCTTCGGCGGGGGTGGTCACGGCTTCAGCAGGGGTTTCGGTTCCTTCGGCGGGGGGAGCTTTGGTAGGGGCAGGGGTGGCTACTGGTAA
- the LOC125041298 gene encoding glycine-rich RNA-binding protein 10-like gives MKLLPIALALFVALTGLVGWTSAMPDPDPVPDPDPVPDPSGFFGGGRGYGFGRGQGGHGFSRGFGSFGRGGHGFSRGFGSSGGGSFGRGRGGYW, from the exons ATGAAGCTG CTCCCGATAGCATTAGCCCTGTTTGTGGCCCTGACAGGACTCGTGGGCTGGACCAGCGCCATGCCTGACCCTGACCCGGTTCCTGACCCTGACCCGGTTCCTGACCCGTCAGGATTCTTTGGCGGGGGGCGTGGCTATGGATTCGGTAGGGGTCAAGGCGGTCACGGATTCAGCAGGGGTTTCGGTTCCTTCGGCAGGGGTGGTCACGGCTTCAGCAGGGGTTTCGGTTCCTCTGGCGGGGGGAGCTTTGGCAGGGGCAGGGGTGGCTACTGGTAA
- the LOC125041310 gene encoding holotricin-3-like yields MKLLSLFLVVMVTLSGLIGWASAVPDPDPEADPAGFGSFHGGGGHGFHRGHGHGVGRVHGQGFARGHSRGFGARHGQGIYG; encoded by the exons ATGAAGCTT CTGTCACTTTTTCTGGTCGTGATGGTGACCCTGTCTGGCCTGATCGGCTGGGCCAGCGCCGTGCCTGACCCCGACCCAGAGGCTGACCCAGCTGGCTTCGGAAGTTTTCATGGCGGAGGTGGTCATGGCTTCCACAGGGGTCACGGCCATGGAGTCGGAAGGGTTCATGGCCAAGGCTTTGCCAGAGGTCACAGTCGTGGCTTCGGTGCTCGCCATGGCCAAGGCATTTACGGATAA
- the LOC125041308 gene encoding major prion protein 1-like, with protein MKLLSLFLVVMVTLSGLIGWASAVPDPDPEADPAGFGRFHGGGSGHGFHRGHGHGVGRVHGQGFARAHSRGFGAPHGQGIYG; from the exons ATGAAGCTC CTGTCACTGTTTCTGGTCGTGATGGTGACCCTGTCTGGCCTGATCGGCTGGGCCAGCGCCGTGCCTGACCCTGATCCAGAGGCTGACCCAGCTGGCTTCGGCAGATTTCATGGCGGAGGTAGTGGTCATGGCTTCCACAGGGGTCACGGCCATGGAGTCGGAAGGGTTCATGGCCAAGGCTTTGCAAGGGCTCACAGTCGTGGCTTCGGTGCTCCCCATGGCCAAGGCATTTACGGATAA
- the LOC125041312 gene encoding holotricin-3-like: protein MKLLSLFLVVMATLSTLISWASAMPDPDPEANPAGFGRFHGGSSGHGFHRGHGHGVGRVHGQGFARGHSRGFGALHG, encoded by the exons ATGAAGCTC CTGTCCTTGTTTCTGGTCGTAATGGCGACCCTGTCTACCCTGATCAGCTGGGCCAGTGCCATGCCTGACCCCGACCCAGAAGCTAACCCAGCTGGCTTCGGCAGGTTTCATGGCGGAAGTAGTGGTCATGGTTTCCACAGGGGTCACGGCCATGGAGTCGGAAGGGTTCATGGCCAAGGCTTTGCCAGGGGTCACAGTCGTGGCTTCGGTGCTCTCCATGGCTAA
- the LOC125041307 gene encoding holotricin-3-like, protein MKLLSMFLVVMVTLSGLISWTSAMPDPDPEANPAGFGRFHGGGSGHGFHRSHGHGVGRVHGQGFARAHSRGFGARHGQGIYG, encoded by the exons ATGAAGCTT CTGTCAATGTTTCTGGTCGTGATGGTGACCCTGTCTGGCCTGATCAGCTGGACCAGTGCCATGCCTGACCCCGACCCAGAGGCTAACCCTGCTGGCTTCGGCAGGTTTCATGGCGGAGGTAGTGGTCATGGCTTCCACAGGAGTCACGGCCATGGAGTTGGAAGGGTTCATGGCCAAGGCTTTGCAAGGGCTCACAGCCGTGGCTTCGGTGCTCGCCATGGCCAAGGCATTTACGGATAA
- the LOC125041309 gene encoding holotricin-3-like, translated as MKLLSLFLVVMVTLSGLIGWARAMPDPDPEADPAGFGRFHGGGSSHGFHRGHGHGVGRVHGQGFARAHSRGFGAPHGQGIYG; from the exons ATGAAGCTC CTGTCTCTGTTTCTGGTCGTAATGGTGACCCTGTCTGGCCTGATCGGCTGGGCCAGAGCTATGCCTGACCCCGACCCAGAGGCTGACCCAGCCGGCTTCGGCAGGTTTCATGGCGGAGGTAGTAGTCATGGCTTCCACAGGGGTCACGGCCATGGAGTTGGAAGGGTTCATGGCCAAGGCTTTGCAAGGGCTCACAGTCGTGGCTTCGGTGCTCCCCATGGCCAAGGCATTTACGGATAA
- the LOC125041311 gene encoding annexin B11-like produces MKLLSLFLVVMVTLSGLIGWASAVPDPDPEADPAGFGRFHGGGGHGFHRGHGHGVGRVHGQGFAKGHSRGFGARHGQGIYG; encoded by the exons ATGAAGCTT CTGTCACTGTTCCTAGTCGTGATGGTGACCCTGTCTGGCCTGATCGGCTGGGCCAGCGCCGTTCCTGACCCCGACCCAGAGGCTGACCCAGCTGGCTTCGGAAGGTTTCATGGCGGAGGTGGTCATGGCTTCCACAGGGGTCACGGCCATGGAGTCGGAAGGGTTCATGGCCAAGGCTTTGCCAAGGGTCACAGTCGTGGCTTCGGTGCTCGCCATGGCCAAGGCATCTACGGATAA